A portion of the Candidatus Brocadia sp. genome contains these proteins:
- a CDS encoding phosphoribosylaminoimidazolesuccinocarboxamide synthase, with protein MNKETLPLLTTNIPELKLCNRGKVRDIYEINDTLLIIATDRISAFDVVLPSGIPYKGKVLTGLSEFWFKYTADIIENHLITTQIEKMNNDFIAKHKGILQGRSMLVKRVDVIPVECVIRGYLAGSGWKEYQKTQSICGIKLPAGLKESDKLPEPIFTPSTKAATGHDENITFSKVIDMVGKKLAEELKEKSMKIYLTASDYARDRGIIICDTKFEWGITKDSKTILIDEVLTPDSSRFWPQEGYEPGKPQHSYDKQFIRDYLESIHWDKKPPAPPLPPHIIQKTSEKYLGAYKALTGKSLI; from the coding sequence ATGAACAAAGAAACCCTTCCCCTCCTTACCACGAACATCCCGGAACTCAAATTATGCAACCGTGGTAAGGTACGAGACATTTATGAAATTAATGACACCTTATTAATCATTGCCACAGACCGTATCTCAGCATTCGATGTAGTTCTGCCAAGCGGTATTCCATACAAAGGGAAGGTACTCACCGGACTTTCTGAATTTTGGTTCAAATATACTGCAGACATCATCGAAAACCACCTTATTACCACCCAGATTGAGAAAATGAATAACGACTTTATTGCGAAGCATAAAGGCATCCTGCAGGGCCGCTCCATGCTTGTGAAAAGGGTGGATGTCATCCCGGTAGAATGTGTAATCCGCGGTTATTTAGCCGGTTCCGGCTGGAAAGAATATCAGAAAACCCAGTCAATCTGTGGAATAAAGTTACCTGCCGGGCTGAAAGAATCTGACAAGCTTCCGGAGCCCATCTTTACCCCTTCTACCAAGGCAGCAACAGGACACGACGAAAACATTACCTTTTCAAAGGTTATCGATATGGTTGGCAAGAAACTCGCTGAAGAATTGAAGGAAAAGAGCATGAAAATTTATCTCACGGCAAGCGACTACGCAAGGGACAGAGGTATTATCATCTGTGACACCAAGTTTGAATGGGGTATCACAAAAGATAGCAAGACGATACTGATTGATGAGGTGCTCACGCCGGATTCGTCACGTTTCTGGCCGCAAGAAGGCTATGAACCGGGAAAACCACAACACTCCTACGACAAGCAGTTTATCCGTGATTATCTCGAGAGCATCCACTGGGACAAGAAACCACCGGCGCCACCCCTCCCTCCTCATATCATCCAAAAAACTTCTGAAAAATACCTTGGTGCCTATAAAGCACTCACGGGGAAAAGCCTGATTTGA
- the rpoN gene encoding RNA polymerase factor sigma-54: MKMQSSLLPQLQQKLKLSPQIIQSIEILQLPLLALVEHIQQEMVDNPVLEEVLDEKKDENPKEGDDVVLVAEENEKVDEIDKLGEIAEDWRDYYSQTTVRRNNASEERDQKQEALENTAAKPMSLHDYLMGQLSLIEIPDHLMEACENTIYSIDKSGYLASPLEEIVQSLERPLSLEEVKEALKIIQTLEPPGVGARNLQECLLLQLDKRDPNYQLTKELLLNHLEDIEMKKYPLIAKKIGYSLEVVKRQVEFIRTLNPKPGSLFCDETIPYVVPEVKVEYIDGKYEVFLIDNTNLPHLHISSFYKKFLSENGTDTSTRQYIQKKIESAKWLIDAIEQRRSTLYKVACKIVELQKDFLDEGIHRLRTLKMQDVADVVGVHVSTVSRAIAHKYIQTPQGIFEMKFFFTGGFQNVDGSMESWEAIRQKLAEIVAKENKANPLSDEEVAEKLHASGIAIARRTVTKYRRIMKIPSSRQRKEY; the protein is encoded by the coding sequence ATGAAAATGCAATCATCCTTATTACCGCAGCTTCAACAAAAGCTGAAATTGTCCCCCCAAATCATCCAATCAATTGAGATTTTACAGTTACCATTATTGGCCCTTGTTGAGCATATACAGCAAGAGATGGTAGATAATCCTGTGCTTGAAGAGGTATTAGACGAGAAGAAAGACGAAAATCCCAAGGAGGGGGACGATGTAGTTCTGGTTGCCGAAGAGAATGAGAAGGTTGACGAAATTGATAAATTGGGTGAGATTGCCGAAGATTGGCGTGATTACTATTCACAAACAACAGTACGAAGAAATAACGCTTCGGAAGAGCGTGATCAAAAGCAAGAAGCATTAGAGAACACGGCTGCCAAGCCGATGTCACTTCATGATTATTTAATGGGACAGTTGTCATTGATTGAGATTCCGGACCATCTCATGGAGGCGTGTGAAAATACCATTTATTCGATAGACAAATCCGGATATTTGGCTAGTCCGTTGGAAGAAATTGTGCAATCCCTTGAAAGACCTCTTTCTCTTGAAGAAGTCAAAGAGGCCTTGAAGATTATTCAGACACTGGAACCACCCGGTGTCGGTGCCAGGAACCTGCAAGAATGTTTATTGCTCCAGCTGGACAAACGTGACCCAAATTATCAACTGACAAAGGAACTGCTCCTCAATCACCTGGAAGATATCGAGATGAAGAAATATCCCCTCATAGCAAAGAAGATCGGGTACAGCCTGGAGGTGGTAAAGAGACAAGTGGAGTTCATACGTACGTTGAACCCCAAGCCTGGCTCTCTTTTTTGTGATGAGACTATTCCGTATGTAGTTCCAGAAGTAAAAGTAGAATATATTGATGGAAAATACGAGGTGTTCCTTATTGACAACACCAATCTGCCCCATTTACATATCAGCTCTTTTTATAAGAAATTTTTGAGTGAGAATGGTACTGATACATCGACGCGCCAGTATATACAAAAGAAAATTGAATCGGCGAAATGGCTTATTGATGCTATTGAACAGAGGCGGAGCACGTTGTATAAGGTGGCCTGTAAAATAGTAGAACTACAAAAGGATTTTCTTGATGAAGGAATCCATCGCCTTCGAACGCTCAAGATGCAAGATGTTGCGGATGTTGTTGGAGTACACGTTTCAACGGTAAGCCGTGCCATTGCGCATAAGTATATTCAAACACCTCAGGGCATATTTGAGATGAAATTCTTCTTTACGGGTGGTTTTCAGAATGTAGACGGGTCGATGGAATCATGGGAAGCAATAAGGCAGAAGCTTGCCGAGATCGTTGCAAAAGAAAATAAGGCAAATCCATTGAGCGATGAAGAAGTTGCTGAAAAATTACATGCATCCGGTATAGCTATTGCCAGAAGAACTGTAACAAAATATCGACGGATTATGAAGATACCATCCTCAAGACAGCGAAAGGAATATTAA
- the dnaX gene encoding DNA polymerase III subunit gamma/tau: MSYVVLARRYRPQTFEDLVGQEPIVITLRNAIRSNRVAHAYLLAGPRGVGKTSMARILSKALNCQHGPTDTPCNICDICRCISEGNDIDVLEIDGASNRGIDEVRNIRQNVGYAPSRARYKIYIIDEVHMLTREAFNALLKTLEEPPAHVKFIFATTAANRLPETVQSRCQRFDFKNISIHDIEKRLLDICKSEGVQVEPAAIYMIARYARGGLRDSQSVLDQLLSFCKDKISPEDVSFVLGCIDEDKIQGMFDSFVKKDVSSALRIVDEVLTEGKTPGEFIDQLLPCVRDLLIFSSCGQEATWFEFNASFVQRYGKSFSCDTLMYMVQILSDAKMRTTDSLLQRILLEMAVIKLCRMESVGSLNEIVEKIASLEERLVRCKTGPVGKNEEIVPVQKSVTASMVLESVSEEYHTTATKSGNFENLCDEKTVWEKVLLMTQNKKKSTWALLKEGRFVGFKDGEITIEFPGNFSFHKEKLDQTEEKKLIEQCAKEVVQGNVRLKLVISKNGNPEKRKANVSSVHESSDPQPVDSLLSEPTVKKTLDLFGGHVVKVK; this comes from the coding sequence ATGTCGTATGTTGTATTAGCCCGCAGATATCGTCCTCAAACATTTGAGGACCTGGTGGGGCAAGAGCCCATTGTAATAACCCTCAGGAATGCTATCCGTTCCAACAGGGTTGCTCATGCCTATTTGCTGGCAGGACCACGAGGGGTGGGGAAAACTTCGATGGCAAGGATATTGTCAAAGGCGCTAAACTGCCAACACGGTCCCACGGATACTCCCTGCAATATCTGTGATATTTGCCGATGCATCTCGGAGGGTAACGATATCGATGTTCTGGAGATTGATGGTGCATCCAATCGGGGGATTGATGAGGTGCGGAATATCCGGCAAAACGTTGGTTATGCCCCGTCCCGGGCTCGTTATAAAATTTATATCATCGATGAAGTCCATATGCTTACCCGTGAGGCGTTTAACGCACTTCTGAAGACACTCGAAGAACCACCGGCACACGTTAAGTTTATTTTTGCTACAACAGCAGCCAATCGTCTTCCCGAAACGGTACAATCCCGATGTCAGCGATTTGATTTTAAAAATATTTCCATCCACGATATTGAAAAGCGGCTTTTGGATATTTGTAAATCTGAAGGTGTGCAGGTCGAACCCGCTGCCATTTACATGATTGCAAGATATGCCAGGGGTGGGTTGCGAGATTCTCAGTCAGTCCTGGACCAACTCCTTTCGTTTTGCAAGGATAAGATATCTCCGGAAGACGTAAGCTTCGTTTTAGGTTGTATTGATGAAGATAAGATACAGGGCATGTTTGACAGCTTTGTAAAAAAGGATGTATCCTCTGCCTTGAGGATTGTAGATGAGGTTTTAACCGAAGGAAAGACACCTGGAGAATTTATTGATCAGTTGCTTCCGTGTGTCAGGGATCTTTTGATCTTTTCTTCCTGTGGTCAAGAGGCAACGTGGTTTGAGTTTAATGCCTCTTTCGTGCAACGATATGGAAAATCTTTTTCTTGTGATACCCTCATGTATATGGTCCAAATCCTTTCGGATGCGAAGATGCGCACGACAGATTCTCTCTTGCAGCGTATTTTGCTGGAAATGGCTGTAATTAAGTTGTGCCGGATGGAATCTGTTGGTTCATTGAATGAAATTGTAGAGAAGATTGCATCATTGGAAGAAAGACTTGTACGCTGCAAAACCGGGCCGGTGGGGAAAAATGAGGAAATAGTGCCGGTTCAAAAATCTGTTACTGCGTCAATGGTTTTGGAATCGGTATCGGAAGAATATCATACAACAGCGACTAAAAGTGGTAATTTCGAGAACCTGTGTGATGAAAAAACTGTTTGGGAGAAGGTTCTTCTCATGACCCAGAACAAAAAAAAGTCAACCTGGGCACTTTTGAAAGAAGGTCGATTTGTTGGGTTCAAGGATGGAGAAATTACCATAGAATTTCCCGGTAATTTTTCCTTTCACAAGGAAAAACTTGATCAAACCGAAGAAAAGAAACTTATCGAACAATGCGCCAAAGAGGTGGTGCAGGGAAATGTGAGACTAAAACTTGTGATATCCAAAAATGGAAATCCTGAAAAAAGAAAAGCAAATGTATCCTCAGTGCATGAATCTTCTGATCCGCAGCCGGTCGATTCTTTACTTTCTGAGCCTACAGTAAAAAAGACCCTGGACCTTTTTGGTGGACATGTCGTCAAGGTCAAATAA
- a CDS encoding inositol monophosphatase gives MTKNSNDLNTYLEVAREAALRAGVILKEHFGKVCPSMIDEKAKNDYVTEVDKKSEEIIKNYIKSHFSNHNILAEESFEERKESSFLWIIDPLDGTLNYIHGLPNFAISIALEIEGNLAIGLIYEPLRENIYSAMKGHGSFKNNRRIHVSYSTTLSTSLIATGFPYRIKDIIDLYLKVFKDFFMHATGIRRGGSACLDLAYTADGIFGGFFECALSPWDMAAGALLVEEAGGVVTDFKGDKQYLKTGNIIAGTKGVHQEMLKIIQNTFKN, from the coding sequence ATGACAAAAAATTCAAATGATTTAAATACCTATCTTGAAGTTGCAAGGGAGGCCGCCCTTCGCGCTGGCGTTATTTTAAAAGAACATTTTGGGAAAGTGTGTCCCTCAATGATTGACGAAAAGGCCAAAAACGATTACGTCACCGAAGTTGATAAAAAATCTGAGGAAATCATCAAAAACTATATTAAATCTCATTTTAGCAACCACAACATATTGGCCGAAGAATCTTTTGAAGAGAGAAAAGAGTCCTCTTTCCTATGGATCATTGATCCCCTGGACGGCACTTTAAACTATATCCACGGCCTGCCGAATTTCGCCATCTCTATTGCTTTAGAAATTGAAGGAAATTTGGCAATAGGTCTCATTTACGAACCTCTCAGGGAAAACATTTATTCCGCAATGAAGGGGCACGGATCTTTTAAAAATAACAGGCGTATCCATGTCTCTTACTCCACCACTCTGAGTACATCTCTGATTGCTACCGGTTTTCCTTATAGAATTAAAGACATTATTGACCTTTATCTTAAGGTATTTAAGGATTTTTTTATGCATGCTACAGGGATCAGAAGAGGCGGCTCGGCCTGTCTTGACCTTGCATATACCGCAGACGGCATCTTTGGAGGATTCTTTGAATGCGCCCTCTCACCATGGGACATGGCGGCAGGCGCACTCCTGGTAGAAGAGGCAGGCGGTGTGGTCACAGACTTTAAAGGTGACAAACAATATTTAAAAACGGGGAATATCATCGCCGGCACCAAAGGGGTTCATCAGGAGATGCTAAAGATTATCCAAAATACCTTTAAAAACTGA
- a CDS encoding D-aminoacylase, with product MDFDLIIKGGTVIDGTGIPRQNLDIGIKHDKITLLAPYIPDNRCPTISAKGMIVAPGFIDIHSHSDFLWLVRPESDSKILDGVTTEICGNCGLSAFPLRGRLLERRSQGLAKYGIVPTWQSAAEFYDTAEKRKSSINRAFLVGHGNIRACVIEYENRRPDPYELISMKKDLEEAMQAGAFGMSSGLIYPPGCYATMGEITEMCRVVEKYGGFYTTHIRNEGDMLEDALTEAIEVSKRSGVRLQVSHLKTSGNRNWHKIEDIKTIIEHAISEGTDVTCDRYPYIAAATDLDVVLPNWVYEGGTEKQIQRLKDANTRKRIAKEVSQEYDDTFWNGLMISSVYYDKNKWMEGKSISEIAKGLNKPPVETVFDVLVDEDTRVDIFLFSMCEENLEKILGWDFVFVGSDSSLRARQGILNESKPHPRSYGTFSRVLGRFCREKKLIPDEKAIQKMTGLPAQKVGLDRRGLIREEYFADVTIFNPDKITDKSTFTEPHQYSEGIEYVIVNGKITVSNGRHNGATNGHILRKIV from the coding sequence ATGGATTTTGATCTTATCATAAAAGGCGGAACTGTAATTGATGGAACAGGTATACCCAGACAAAATCTGGATATTGGCATCAAGCATGATAAGATTACCCTTTTAGCCCCATATATTCCTGATAACAGGTGCCCTACCATTTCTGCAAAGGGGATGATTGTTGCCCCAGGATTTATTGATATTCATTCCCATAGTGATTTTTTATGGCTTGTCCGCCCAGAAAGTGATAGCAAGATACTTGATGGCGTTACCACAGAGATTTGTGGGAACTGCGGTTTGTCTGCCTTCCCTTTGCGCGGAAGGCTATTGGAGAGAAGATCCCAGGGATTAGCAAAATACGGTATCGTTCCCACCTGGCAATCGGCTGCTGAGTTTTACGATACCGCAGAAAAAAGGAAGAGTTCTATCAACAGGGCATTTCTTGTCGGCCATGGGAATATCAGGGCATGTGTCATTGAATATGAAAATAGAAGGCCTGATCCGTATGAATTAATTTCCATGAAGAAAGACCTGGAAGAAGCCATGCAGGCCGGGGCGTTTGGCATGTCCAGTGGTCTGATCTATCCGCCGGGATGTTACGCAACGATGGGGGAGATTACGGAGATGTGCAGGGTAGTTGAGAAATATGGCGGCTTTTATACAACCCATATTCGGAATGAAGGAGATATGCTTGAAGATGCCCTTACAGAGGCAATTGAAGTGTCAAAACGCTCGGGGGTCAGATTGCAGGTATCCCACCTTAAGACATCTGGAAACCGAAACTGGCATAAGATCGAAGACATAAAAACGATTATTGAACATGCTATTAGCGAAGGGACCGACGTTACCTGTGATCGCTATCCCTATATTGCTGCTGCTACCGATCTGGATGTTGTACTGCCAAATTGGGTCTATGAAGGTGGTACCGAAAAGCAAATACAAAGGTTAAAAGATGCAAATACCCGAAAACGCATTGCAAAGGAAGTATCCCAGGAGTACGATGATACCTTTTGGAATGGACTTATGATTTCATCTGTCTATTATGATAAAAACAAGTGGATGGAAGGTAAATCGATCTCTGAGATTGCAAAGGGTCTCAATAAGCCCCCGGTAGAAACTGTTTTTGATGTGCTTGTAGATGAAGATACGAGGGTAGATATTTTTTTGTTCAGTATGTGTGAAGAAAATCTGGAGAAGATACTGGGCTGGGATTTTGTATTTGTTGGCTCTGATAGTTCTCTGCGCGCCAGGCAGGGGATCCTGAATGAAAGCAAACCTCATCCACGGAGCTACGGAACTTTTTCCCGTGTTTTGGGAAGATTTTGCCGGGAAAAGAAACTCATTCCTGATGAGAAGGCGATTCAGAAGATGACGGGACTGCCTGCACAAAAAGTTGGGCTGGACAGGAGAGGTTTAATAAGAGAGGAATATTTTGCAGACGTAACCATTTTTAATCCTGACAAGATTACTGATAAAAGCACATTTACGGAACCCCATCAATATTCAGAAGGGATAGAATACGTGATAGTAAATGGAAAGATTACCGTAAGTAATGGCAGGCACAATGGCGCAACGAATGGACATATATTGCGAAAAATAGTGTAA
- the tadA gene encoding tRNA adenosine(34) deaminase TadA — protein sequence MFETTDTHEYFMRQAIAEAEKAVEKDEVPVGAVIVCENRIIARAHNQREMLSDPTAHAEMIAITQAAAYLQNWRLTGTTIYVTLEPCAMCAGALVQARVDTLVYGTVDKKAGACTSVMNLVQEPRFNHRLEVIPNILASECKCLLQKFFLENCRTK from the coding sequence ATGTTTGAAACTACCGATACACATGAATATTTCATGAGGCAGGCTATTGCTGAGGCAGAAAAGGCTGTAGAGAAGGACGAGGTGCCCGTTGGGGCTGTGATTGTCTGCGAGAACCGTATTATTGCCCGTGCACATAACCAGCGGGAAATGCTCAGTGACCCAACTGCCCATGCCGAAATGATAGCAATAACTCAGGCTGCAGCCTATTTGCAAAACTGGCGTTTAACCGGGACGACGATCTATGTTACCTTAGAGCCTTGCGCAATGTGTGCCGGGGCATTAGTACAGGCAAGGGTAGACACGCTAGTTTATGGAACTGTAGATAAAAAGGCTGGGGCATGCACATCCGTGATGAATCTTGTCCAGGAGCCCAGGTTTAACCACCGTTTGGAAGTTATACCCAATATCCTTGCCAGCGAGTGTAAGTGTTTGTTACAAAAGTTCTTTTTGGAAAACTGTCGTACGAAATAA
- a CDS encoding JAB domain-containing protein, with protein MKEEKKHPTIKQLPTHERPRERLIQSGDEHLTDAELLGIIIRDGTTNYSAVDLAKKLLSEYGDFRRLSLASVGELCKIKGIGPARAAQIKASLAIAKRFSTISVKPLQQFKCSNDIFGHFHERLRGRKQEIFLIVLLDNKNRIMKELTISSGSLTSSIVHPREVFNPAIKESAASVVFVHNHPSGDPEPSKEDIQITQRLLEAGNIVGIRVLDHVIIGNECFVSFKDKGIIS; from the coding sequence ATGAAGGAAGAAAAGAAACATCCTACGATCAAACAGCTTCCCACCCATGAAAGACCCCGGGAAAGGCTCATTCAAAGTGGTGATGAGCACCTGACAGATGCTGAACTCCTGGGAATCATCATCCGTGACGGTACTACAAATTACAGCGCAGTTGATTTAGCCAAAAAGCTTCTCTCGGAATATGGGGACTTTCGAAGGCTGAGCTTGGCTTCGGTCGGTGAATTGTGCAAAATAAAAGGAATAGGCCCGGCGCGTGCTGCCCAGATCAAGGCGTCTTTGGCCATTGCAAAACGTTTTTCTACCATTTCGGTGAAACCCCTTCAGCAATTTAAATGTAGTAACGATATTTTTGGTCATTTCCATGAACGTTTGCGGGGAAGGAAACAAGAAATCTTTTTGATTGTCTTACTCGACAATAAAAACCGTATTATGAAAGAATTAACCATCTCTTCCGGCAGCCTGACATCCAGTATCGTCCATCCGAGAGAGGTATTCAATCCTGCAATTAAGGAGTCTGCGGCCTCAGTGGTCTTTGTGCATAATCATCCCTCCGGTGATCCGGAACCAAGCAAAGAAGACATCCAGATTACCCAACGGTTGTTAGAGGCGGGAAATATTGTTGGCATAAGGGTGTTGGATCATGTCATCATCGGAAACGAGTGTTTTGTAAGTTTCAAGGACAAGGGGATTATATCTTGA
- a CDS encoding DUF2284 domain-containing protein, whose translation MHIKDSAMPEIQADLPPLQSPNDLRNVLIKKAIELGCERAVIIHPNTITVGRWVQLKCKYGCEEYGKKLTCPPHSPSHEEMKEILKEYNKALLLHGHQSWQMRYITAEIEKMAFAMGFYKAFGLGAGPCKLCENCETTASCARTMDARPSMEACGIDVYQTARNHNLKIETLKNNNEEVNIYGLVLLE comes from the coding sequence ATGCACATCAAGGATTCTGCAATGCCTGAAATTCAAGCCGATCTTCCACCACTTCAGTCCCCGAACGATTTGCGTAATGTATTGATCAAAAAAGCGATAGAACTCGGTTGCGAACGGGCAGTCATTATTCATCCCAACACAATTACCGTTGGACGATGGGTCCAATTGAAATGCAAATACGGATGTGAAGAATACGGGAAAAAACTCACCTGCCCGCCCCACTCACCATCCCATGAAGAAATGAAAGAAATTCTCAAAGAATATAACAAGGCATTACTTCTCCACGGGCACCAGAGCTGGCAGATGCGGTACATTACCGCTGAGATCGAAAAAATGGCGTTTGCAATGGGATTTTATAAAGCCTTTGGACTCGGGGCAGGCCCTTGCAAATTGTGTGAAAATTGTGAAACCACCGCATCCTGTGCCCGTACCATGGATGCCAGACCCTCCATGGAGGCATGCGGTATCGACGTCTATCAGACAGCAAGAAATCATAACTTAAAAATAGAAACATTGAAAAACAACAACGAAGAGGTCAATATATACGGCCTGGTCTTACTGGAATAA
- the pssA gene encoding CDP-diacylglycerol--serine O-phosphatidyltransferase: MEIKKMLPTLVTIGNIICGFVSILCVSSRSFELAAWLIVVAMALDAFDGRLARMMKSTSKTGAQLDSMADLVTFGIAPAVLMIKTCDNFPVIFLWGIGLFFMICAAFRLARFNVQKDEGVNIPRHFFTGLPTTLSGGTIAQLVILHHFVQTRFGPDVVTILLPFITFALGLFMVSKVPFFNITSKIGFKQGILAMVLEFSAAILFFVITPELALSTVLSCYLIICSMYGVVKGKHLSKGYSTT, encoded by the coding sequence TTGGAAATAAAAAAAATGTTACCCACTTTGGTAACCATAGGAAATATCATATGCGGTTTTGTTTCGATTTTATGTGTTTCAAGCCGGAGTTTTGAGCTTGCCGCATGGTTGATTGTAGTTGCCATGGCATTGGATGCCTTTGATGGCAGACTTGCCCGCATGATGAAGAGTACTAGCAAGACGGGTGCTCAGCTGGATTCTATGGCAGATTTGGTAACATTCGGCATTGCTCCAGCTGTTCTTATGATTAAGACGTGCGACAATTTTCCGGTTATCTTTTTGTGGGGCATTGGCCTGTTTTTTATGATATGTGCTGCTTTCCGGTTGGCAAGATTTAACGTGCAAAAAGACGAAGGTGTAAATATCCCAAGGCATTTTTTCACGGGATTACCCACCACCCTTTCAGGAGGAACGATTGCACAACTTGTCATCCTTCACCACTTTGTGCAAACAAGATTCGGACCGGATGTAGTCACTATACTTTTACCCTTTATTACTTTTGCACTGGGCCTATTTATGGTCAGCAAGGTTCCATTTTTTAATATCACGAGCAAAATCGGTTTTAAGCAAGGCATTTTGGCTATGGTGCTAGAATTCTCTGCGGCCATTTTATTCTTTGTAATTACCCCGGAATTGGCATTATCAACGGTATTAAGTTGTTATTTGATAATATGTTCGATGTATGGGGTAGTAAAAGGCAAGCATCTAAGCAAGGGGTACTCTACAACATAA
- the recR gene encoding recombination protein RecR, producing the protein MNAYPHSVIKLIDEFSKMPGIGQKTAERLACHILKLPVEEAMQLAYAIRDVKKHAKTCSVCFNVSENDPCHICSDTSRDRSMICVVEQLADFLTIEKTGKYRGLYHVLQGHISPLEGIHPESLTIEKLLQRVKADHVKEVLLATNLNMEGDATALYIHKQLYILGIRTTRLARGLPTGSYLEYANTAIVADAISGRSEMLGV; encoded by the coding sequence TTGAACGCATATCCCCATTCCGTGATAAAACTTATCGATGAATTCAGCAAGATGCCTGGCATAGGACAGAAAACGGCAGAACGTCTTGCGTGTCATATCTTAAAACTGCCGGTAGAAGAGGCTATGCAGCTTGCCTATGCCATCCGTGATGTAAAAAAGCATGCAAAGACGTGTTCGGTCTGTTTCAATGTTTCAGAAAACGATCCATGTCACATTTGCAGTGATACGTCGAGAGACAGATCTATGATTTGTGTCGTCGAACAACTTGCGGACTTTCTGACGATAGAAAAGACGGGGAAATACCGTGGCCTTTATCATGTACTTCAGGGACATATTTCTCCATTAGAGGGTATCCACCCAGAATCTCTGACAATTGAAAAACTTTTGCAGCGAGTGAAGGCTGATCACGTAAAAGAAGTCCTTTTGGCTACGAATCTCAACATGGAAGGAGATGCGACTGCTTTGTATATTCATAAACAATTGTATATCTTAGGGATTAGGACTACAAGGCTTGCGCGCGGATTGCCAACGGGAAGTTATCTTGAATATGCAAATACGGCGATTGTTGCCGATGCCATCAGTGGTAGAAGTGAGATGTTAGGAGTTTAA
- a CDS encoding YbaB/EbfC family nucleoid-associated protein, whose product MKGFGNIAEMMKQAQKQAQKMQKQMEEIQNDLKERVVEASSGGGMVTVHMNGKQEILSIKIDPEVVDPKDVQMLEDLILSAVSQALKKSQELYQSEMGKITGGLNMPGMQGLFGGM is encoded by the coding sequence ATGAAAGGTTTTGGTAATATTGCAGAAATGATGAAACAGGCGCAGAAACAGGCACAAAAAATGCAGAAGCAGATGGAAGAGATTCAGAATGATTTGAAGGAACGCGTCGTAGAGGCCAGCTCCGGCGGTGGTATGGTCACTGTGCACATGAATGGTAAACAGGAGATTCTTTCTATTAAGATTGATCCAGAGGTGGTGGATCCAAAAGACGTCCAAATGCTTGAAGACCTGATTCTTTCTGCTGTTTCACAAGCACTTAAGAAATCACAGGAGTTATACCAATCTGAAATGGGAAAAATTACAGGGGGGCTAAATATGCCCGGTATGCAGGGATTGTTTGGTGGTATGTAA
- a CDS encoding CYTH domain-containing protein has translation MNTDFHDKRDKSEIEAKFICPDGLGLDAFLNVVKILGFQYAKEKPCFQTDIYFDTPRYTLLNSDFGLRIRQRGKSYVGACKSSENQQGPIFERKEYEWTFSRDEINLWNEEEKLTIPPPIIDMLNLHGQALRKVLVVETLRHTATIEGNAGFKAELSLDEVTFRGHKGQKQYRECEVELRNGRVEQLKEVADDLQNQLKLQPAVDSKYKKGMMLVGKHGLSSLQ, from the coding sequence ATGAACACGGATTTCCACGACAAAAGAGACAAGTCAGAAATTGAGGCAAAGTTTATTTGTCCTGATGGGCTTGGTTTGGATGCCTTTCTGAATGTTGTAAAAATCCTGGGTTTCCAATACGCTAAAGAAAAGCCGTGTTTTCAGACTGATATTTACTTTGATACGCCCCGATATACGCTCCTCAATTCTGATTTCGGCCTGCGCATCCGTCAAAGGGGTAAAAGCTATGTGGGTGCATGCAAGTCGTCTGAAAATCAACAAGGCCCTATTTTTGAACGCAAGGAATATGAATGGACATTTTCTCGTGATGAAATAAATCTCTGGAATGAAGAGGAAAAACTAACGATCCCACCACCAATCATCGATATGTTAAACCTCCATGGGCAAGCATTAAGGAAGGTATTAGTGGTAGAGACGCTGCGCCATACTGCAACAATTGAAGGTAATGCAGGATTTAAGGCAGAATTATCTCTTGATGAAGTAACATTTCGTGGACACAAGGGTCAAAAACAATATCGGGAATGTGAAGTAGAATTAAGAAACGGGAGAGTTGAACAGCTCAAGGAAGTTGCCGATGACCTGCAAAATCAGTTAAAATTGCAACCCGCCGTCGATTCAAAATACAAAAAAGGGATGATGTTGGTTGGAAAACACGGTCTCTCTTCACTGCAGTAA